A single window of Nicotiana sylvestris chromosome 5, ASM39365v2, whole genome shotgun sequence DNA harbors:
- the LOC104237380 gene encoding uncharacterized protein translates to MGNHQETRRELIKAKIPFYFYPFLKTNGKNGNDKPLEFIRLTSLGVIGSLTKFDDPYGGEILYFFLETELVPLCLHCMDLGDELSRKVATLIVMKILMQEEGLSYCCALAERFYSIVQVLHRVVQKLSQKPCILLLRYVIQSYLCLSQVSRFVGPSDAFRSQIPCQLFDNTFMDMLRDDPETSTMLQQLYVHIMR, encoded by the exons ATGGGAAATCACCAAGAAACAAGAAGGGAGCTCATAAAAG CTAAAATACCATTTTATTTTTACCCATTTCTCAAGAccaatggaaaaaatggaaatgaCAAGCCTTTGGAGTTTATCAGGCTCACCAGCTTGGGTGTTATCGGTTCCCTAACAAAG TTTGATGATCCATACGGTGGTGAGATCCTTTATTTTTTCCTGGAAACAGAACTGGTTCCTTTGTGCCTGCATTGCATGGATCTAGGTGATGAATTGTCGCGTAAG GTTGCAACACTCATAGTTATGAAGATTTTGATGCAAGAGGAAGGACTAAGCTATTGCTGTGCGTTAGCTGAACGGTTTTACTCAATAGTACAGGTCTTGCATCGAGTAGTACAGAAACTTTCTCAAAAACCCTGTATACTGCTGCTAAGATATGTGATACAATCTTATCTGTGTCTTTCACAAGTATCAAGGTTCGTCGG GCCATCTGATGCATTCAGAAGCCAAATTCCTTGTCAGCTATTTGACAACACCTTTATGGACATGCTTCGT